From one Geoalkalibacter halelectricus genomic stretch:
- a CDS encoding Sec-independent protein translocase subunit TatA/TatB has product MFGFGIWEIAILIVILVVLFGARRAGTIVRRGLEVHDQVNQARSGLRSFFSLDTLLGRNRNRKP; this is encoded by the coding sequence ATGTTTGGTTTCGGCATCTGGGAAATCGCCATCCTGATCGTCATTCTGGTTGTGCTGTTCGGCGCCCGCCGCGCCGGTACCATCGTGCGCCGCGGACTCGAAGTCCACGATCAGGTCAACCAGGCGCGCAGCGGTCTGCGCAGTTTTTTCTCCCTCGACACCCTTCTCGGCCGCAACCGCAACCGCAAACCCTGA
- the tpx gene encoding thiol peroxidase, with the protein MTQERTGVITFKGNPITLIGPDVKVGDQAPDFRVVDQGLAPVTLADSAGKIRLISATPSIDTGVCDTMVRKFNQAAAALPDNVAVYTISLDLPFAQKRWCGAAGIERVQVLSDYQDRSFGLAYGVLMKELKLLARSVFIIDAQGKVVYREIVAEGTNEPDYDAALAAVKKLV; encoded by the coding sequence ATGACTCAAGAAAGAACCGGTGTCATCACCTTCAAAGGCAATCCCATCACCCTGATCGGTCCTGATGTCAAGGTGGGCGACCAGGCCCCGGATTTTCGCGTGGTCGACCAGGGGCTGGCTCCCGTGACCCTGGCCGATTCGGCCGGAAAGATCCGCCTGATCAGCGCCACGCCCTCCATCGATACCGGCGTGTGCGATACCATGGTGCGCAAATTCAACCAGGCCGCCGCCGCTTTGCCCGACAATGTGGCGGTCTACACCATCAGCCTCGATCTGCCCTTCGCCCAGAAGCGCTGGTGCGGCGCGGCCGGGATCGAAAGGGTTCAGGTCCTCTCCGATTATCAGGATCGCTCCTTCGGCCTCGCCTACGGGGTGCTCATGAAGGAGCTTAAACTGCTGGCGCGCTCGGTGTTCATCATCGACGCGCAGGGCAAGGTGGTATATCGCGAAATCGTTGCGGAGGGCACCAACGAGCCCGATTACGATGCGGCGTTGGCGGCGGTGAAGAAGCTCGTTTGA
- the sugE gene encoding quaternary ammonium compound efflux SMR transporter SugE translates to MAWVQLFIAGFFEVLWALGLKFSHGFTRMGPSLFTLTAMGASFWFLTQALRTLPVGTAYAVWTGIGAVGIAVIGMIFLGEPRSWARMFFIALIVIGIAGLRWSASR, encoded by the coding sequence ATGGCATGGGTTCAGTTATTTATCGCGGGATTTTTCGAGGTGTTGTGGGCCCTGGGGCTGAAGTTCAGCCACGGGTTTACCCGGATGGGGCCGAGCCTTTTTACCCTGACCGCCATGGGAGCGAGTTTCTGGTTTCTCACCCAGGCGCTGCGCACCCTGCCGGTGGGCACAGCCTATGCCGTCTGGACCGGCATCGGCGCGGTGGGTATCGCCGTCATCGGTATGATTTTTCTCGGCGAGCCGCGCAGTTGGGCGCGGATGTTCTTCATCGCTCTAATCGTGATCGGCATCGCCGGCCTCAGATGGTCGGCGAGCCGCTGA